One genomic region from Apodemus sylvaticus chromosome 1, mApoSyl1.1, whole genome shotgun sequence encodes:
- the Cstf2t gene encoding cleavage stimulation factor subunit 2 tau variant: MSSLAVRDPAMDRSLRSVFVGNIPYEATEEQLKDIFSEVGSVVSFRLVYDRETGKPKGYGFCEYQDQETALSAMRNLNGREFSGRALRVDNAASEKNKEELKSLGPAAPIIDSPYGDPIDPEDAPESITRAVASLPPEQMFELMKQMKLCVQNSHQEARNMLLQNPQLAYALLQAQVVMRIMDPEIALKILHRKIHVTPLIPGKSQPVSGPGPGGPGPSGPGGPGPGPAPGLCQGPNVMLNQQNPPAPQPQHLPRRPVKDIPPLMQTSIQGGIPAPGPIPAAVPGPGPGSLTPGGAMQPQVGMPVVGPVPLERGQMQMSDPRPPIPRGPMPSGGIPPRGLLGDAPNDPRGGTLLSVTGDVEPRGYLGPPHQGPPMHHGHDNRGPASHDMRGGPLAADPRMLIGEPRGPMIDQRGLPMDGRGGRESRGMETRPMETEVLEPRGMERRMETCAMETRGMEARGMDARGLEMRGPGPSSRGPMTGGIQGPGPINMGAGGPQGPRQVPNIAGVGNPGGAMQGAGIQGAGMQGAGMQGGMQGAGMQGGGMQGAGMQGGMQAAGMQGGMQAAGMQGGMQGASKQGGGQPSSFSPGQSQVTPQDQEKAALIMQVLQLTADQIAMLPPEQRQSILILKEQIQKSTGAS; encoded by the coding sequence ATGTCGAGCTTGGCGGTCAGAGACCCGGCCATGGATCGATCACTGCGTTCGGTGTTCGTGGGGAACATTCCGTATGAGGCGACGGAGGAGCAGTTAAAGGACATTTTCTCCGAGGTTGGTTCTGTTGTCAGTTTCCGTCTCGTCTACGATAGAGAGACAGGAAAGCCCAAGGGTTATGGCTTCTGCGAGTACCAAGACCAGGAGACTGCGCTTAGTGCCATGCGGAACCTCAATGGGCGAGAGTTCAGTGGGAGAGCGCTTCGGGTGGACAATGCTGCCAGTGAAAAGAACAAGGAGGAGTTAAAGAGCTTAGGCCCGGCAGCCCCCATCATTGACTCGCCCTATGGGGACCCTATtgatccagaagatgctccagaaTCGATTACTAGAGCGGTCGCCAGCCTGCCCCCAGAGCAGATGTTTGAGCTGATGAAGCAGATGAAGTTGTGTGTCCAGAACAGTCACCAGGAAGCTCGAAACATGCTCCTTCAGAACCCACAGTTGGCCTATGCGCTGCTGCAGGCACAAGTGGTGATGAGAATCATGGATCCAGAGATTGCACTGAAAATCTTGCATCGTAAGATACATGTCACACCGCTGATCCCAGGCAAATCTCAGCCTGtctctggccctggccctggtggGCCTGGCCCTAGCGGGCCTGGCGGCCCTGGCCCGGGCCCTGCCCCTGGCCTCTGCCAGGGACCTAACGTTATGTTGAACCAACAGAATCCTCCTGCCCCACAGCCTCAGCATTTGCCAAGAAGACCAGTGAAGGACATTCCGCCTCTGATGCAGACCTCTATTCAGGGAGGAATTCCAGCTCCGGGGCCAATACCAGCTGCAGTTCCTGGACCTGGACCTGGTTCCTTAACTCCGGGAGGAGCAATGCAGCCACAAGTTGGCATGCCAGTGGTTGGTCCAGTGCCCCTAGAGCGAGGACAGATGCAGATGTCAGATCCTAGACCGCCAATACCTCGTGGACCCATGCCTTCCGGTGGCATACCTCCTCGAGGACTACTGGGAGATGCTCCAAATGACCCACGTGGAGGGACTTTGCTCTCAGTGACTGGAGACGTAGAGCCCAGAGGTTATTTGGGACCACCCCACCAGGGTCCCCCAATGCATCATGGTCATGACAACCGTGGCCCTGCCTCGCATGATATGAGAGGAGGACCATTAGCAGCAGATCCCAGAATGCTAATTGGAGAGCCCAGAGGTCCCATGATAGATCAAAGAGGTCTTCCTATGGATGGTAGAGGAGGCAGAGAATCTCGAGGGATGGAGACTCGGCCCATGGAAACTGAGGTCTTGGAGCCACGCGGAATGGAAAGAAGGATGGAGACCTGTGCAATGGAAACCAGAGGGATGGAAGCAAGAGGCATGGATGCAAGAGGACTAGAGATGAGGGGCCCTGGCCCTAGTTCCAGAGGTCCGATGACTGGTGGAATCCAGGGTCCTGGCCCTATTAATATGGGGGCAGGTGGCCCTCAGGGACCTAGACAGGTTCCAAACATTGCAGGAGTGGGAAATCCTGGAGGTGCCATGCAGGGGGCAGGTATACAAGGAGCAGGAATGCAGGGAGCAGGTATGCAAGGAGGGATGCAGGGAGCAGGCATGCAAGGAGGAGGGATGCAGGGAGCAGGCATGCAAGGTGGGatgcaggcagcaggcatgcaAGGAGGGATGCAGgcagcagggatgcagggagggatGCAGGGAGCCAGTAAGCAAGGTGGAGGCCAGCCTAGCAGTTTTAGCCCTGGGCAAAGCCAGGTAACTCCACAAGATCAAGAAAAAGCAGCGTTGATCATGCAGGTTCTTCAGCTGACTGCAGATCAGATTGCCATGCTGCCTCCTGAGCAAAGGCAGAGTATTTTGATTTTAAAGGAACAAATCCAGAAATCCACTGGTGCTTCTTGA